One genomic segment of Acidobacteriota bacterium includes these proteins:
- a CDS encoding nucleoside hydrolase: MMRGVVALLLTAAVWLHGDLFGALLAQETDEPVRLIYDTDMGNDVDDAMALAVIHALQDRGECRLLAVTVSKDNFYAAAYCDLLNHYYGRPGVPIGIVRNGPTPLDGRYVRQICEAGDQGRLRYARSLTRPGEVEEATPLLRRTLAGQPDRSVVMLQVGFSTNLARLLDSPPDRYSPLQGRDLAARKIRLLSMVAGSFGQPGPKDRREYNVYKDLPSARKLFDAWPTPIVVSAYEVGMAIRYPGERMRREAGAAVGHPVREAYRLYVPNLPDRPTWDLTSVLYGVRPGRDDFRISEPGEVTLDPVGRTRFEPGGHGRHRHLKIDERQVPRIRELLVELVEHMP; this comes from the coding sequence ATGATGCGTGGAGTCGTTGCTCTTCTCCTGACGGCCGCTGTCTGGCTCCATGGGGACCTCTTTGGCGCACTGTTGGCGCAGGAAACCGACGAACCGGTGCGGCTGATCTACGACACCGACATGGGGAACGACGTCGACGACGCCATGGCGCTTGCCGTCATTCACGCGCTTCAGGACCGGGGAGAATGCCGGTTGCTTGCCGTGACCGTCAGCAAGGACAACTTCTATGCGGCCGCCTACTGCGATCTGCTCAATCACTACTACGGGAGACCCGGAGTCCCCATAGGGATCGTCCGAAATGGTCCCACGCCGTTGGATGGCCGGTACGTTCGCCAAATCTGCGAAGCCGGGGATCAAGGCAGGTTGCGGTATGCTCGATCTCTGACTCGTCCCGGCGAGGTGGAGGAGGCCACCCCCTTGCTGCGGCGGACATTGGCGGGTCAGCCCGATCGATCGGTGGTCATGCTCCAGGTGGGTTTCTCCACCAACCTGGCCCGTCTCCTCGATTCTCCACCCGACCGATACTCCCCGCTTCAAGGAAGAGATCTGGCGGCCAGGAAGATCCGCCTGCTCTCCATGGTGGCGGGCAGCTTCGGTCAGCCCGGGCCGAAGGATAGGCGGGAGTACAACGTCTACAAGGATCTGCCGTCCGCACGAAAGCTCTTCGACGCCTGGCCCACGCCCATCGTCGTGAGCGCCTACGAGGTGGGAATGGCCATCCGTTACCCTGGAGAGCGCATGCGGCGAGAGGCCGGCGCCGCCGTGGGCCATCCCGTCCGCGAAGCCTACCGGTTGTACGTCCCAAACCTTCCGGACCGTCCCACCTGGGATCTGACCAGCGTCCTTTACGGGGTGCGCCCCGGACGCGATGACTTCCGGATCTCGGAACCGGGGGAGGTGACCCTCGATCCGGTAGGCCGGACCCGTTTCGAGCCGGGCGGCCACGGGCGCCATCGGCATTTGAAGATCGACGAGCGGCAGGTTCCTCGAATCCGCGAACTGCTTGTGGAGTTGGTCGAGCATATGCCGTAA
- a CDS encoding TetR/AcrR family transcriptional regulator encodes MLATRSRILNAAEGLFADRGFSATSVRMITSRAKVNLAAMHYHFGSKDQLIQELFALRLSPLNRQRLALLDRCQAGGGAGEPSLEQILEAFVRPPVQLIRDPERGGMRFMQLLSRAFNSPDGAIREMIYGQFAEVIERFSGALGPRLPHLSREEAFWRFHFMVGAMSHTLHVIADWKNLENLFLDVPEPSQVDEVVDRLVSFLAAGFRTPIPSRENCR; translated from the coding sequence ATGCTGGCCACCAGGTCCAGGATCCTGAATGCGGCGGAAGGGCTCTTTGCGGATCGGGGATTCTCTGCGACCTCGGTTCGGATGATCACCTCCCGGGCCAAAGTGAATCTGGCCGCCATGCACTATCATTTCGGTTCCAAGGATCAACTGATTCAGGAACTCTTCGCCCTTCGGCTGTCTCCTCTCAATCGGCAGCGCCTGGCGCTCCTGGACCGTTGCCAGGCAGGCGGCGGTGCGGGGGAGCCCTCCCTGGAACAGATCCTGGAGGCGTTCGTACGACCTCCGGTACAACTGATCCGGGATCCGGAGAGGGGCGGCATGCGTTTCATGCAGCTTCTCTCCCGGGCCTTCAACTCGCCCGACGGAGCGATTCGGGAGATGATTTATGGACAGTTCGCCGAAGTGATCGAGCGTTTTTCCGGCGCGCTGGGTCCAAGGCTGCCCCATCTTTCCAGGGAAGAAGCGTTCTGGAGATTCCATTTCATGGTAGGGGCAATGTCCCATACGCTTCACGTGATCGCCGACTGGAAGAATCTGGAGAACCTTTTTCTGGATGTTCCGGAACCGTCCCAGGTGGACGAGGTCGTCGACCGACTGGTTTCGTTTCTGGCAGCCGGCTTTCGGACTCCGATTCCATCACGGGAAAACTGCAGATGA
- a CDS encoding efflux transporter outer membrane subunit — protein MRSTHFLFLAMLLSGAACVRTAAPPERQPSLPIPEAWDSGTATEGQVDVHWWKQFQDPQLDALIEETLRHNSQLRAVAARLETALIEAEFAGADRMPSVGLSLNGRRQRQNFIGFPIPGFEGRVPRATFTNLGASLDINWEADLWGRIRSGEILAGAVASAHAADLAAARHSLAGQTAKAWFACSEANLQLALAREMVASFEATSRWLRNRFEAGLGPALEISLVEADISAAESAIHLRREQLDRGIRQVELLAGRYPDGDLQAGKSLPEVASGVPAGVPSQLLTRRPDLIAAQRRLLASDVGIVQAQSALHPRLSLTTAGGTATKGLLSLLNADFAVWSLLGNLVQPIFQGGRLKRQVDIAQGRSQEILETYAGAVLQAFGEVETALSVESFLRDRLRELEESVAEAATAREQARFRYRHGLGDMLVVLQTDRRILNSKSQILSLQRLLLENRIDLHLALGGGFDPGAPPGAPGALLPVTFAGENGN, from the coding sequence ATGAGATCCACTCACTTTCTCTTCCTGGCCATGCTGCTTTCGGGAGCCGCCTGCGTCCGGACCGCCGCACCCCCCGAAAGGCAGCCGAGTCTGCCGATTCCAGAGGCGTGGGATTCGGGGACGGCAACGGAGGGGCAGGTGGATGTCCATTGGTGGAAACAGTTTCAGGATCCGCAATTGGATGCGTTGATCGAGGAAACGCTCCGCCACAATTCTCAACTGCGGGCCGTCGCCGCCCGCTTGGAGACGGCCCTGATCGAGGCCGAGTTCGCCGGCGCCGACCGGATGCCGTCGGTTGGACTCAGCTTGAACGGGCGCCGTCAGCGGCAGAACTTCATCGGTTTTCCCATACCGGGTTTCGAAGGCCGGGTGCCTCGGGCCACGTTCACCAACCTGGGCGCCTCCCTGGACATCAACTGGGAAGCGGACCTTTGGGGCAGAATCCGCAGCGGCGAAATCCTGGCCGGTGCTGTCGCCTCCGCGCATGCGGCGGATCTTGCGGCGGCGAGGCATTCGTTGGCGGGCCAGACGGCCAAGGCTTGGTTCGCCTGTTCGGAGGCGAATCTTCAACTGGCTCTGGCCCGCGAGATGGTGGCCAGTTTCGAGGCGACCTCTCGGTGGCTCCGAAACCGCTTTGAGGCGGGTCTGGGGCCGGCCCTGGAAATCAGTCTTGTGGAGGCGGACATTTCTGCCGCCGAATCCGCCATCCATCTCCGCCGCGAGCAGTTGGACCGCGGTATTCGCCAAGTCGAACTCCTGGCGGGACGCTATCCCGACGGGGATCTTCAAGCTGGAAAAAGCCTTCCCGAGGTTGCCTCCGGTGTTCCGGCCGGTGTCCCCTCGCAGCTCCTGACGCGCCGGCCCGATCTCATCGCGGCGCAGCGGCGTCTGCTGGCCTCCGATGTGGGAATCGTTCAGGCTCAATCGGCTCTGCACCCCCGCCTGAGTCTCACCACGGCCGGTGGAACAGCCACCAAAGGTCTGTTGAGCCTGTTGAACGCGGACTTCGCCGTCTGGAGCCTGCTGGGCAACCTGGTCCAGCCCATTTTTCAGGGAGGGCGTCTCAAGCGTCAGGTCGACATTGCCCAAGGCCGGTCCCAGGAAATCCTGGAAACCTACGCCGGTGCGGTGCTGCAGGCCTTCGGAGAGGTCGAGACGGCCCTGTCGGTCGAGAGTTTCCTTAGAGATCGGTTGCGCGAACTGGAGGAATCAGTCGCGGAGGCCGCAACGGCCCGCGAACAGGCCCGGTTTCGCTATCGCCACGGTCTTGGGGACATGCTGGTGGTGTTGCAGACGGATCGTCGAATCCTCAACTCCAAGAGTCAGATCCTCTCTCTTCAACGACTCCTTCTCGAGAATCGGATCGATCTCCACTTGGCGCTGGGAGGCGGCTTTGACCCCGGCGCTCCGCCGGGCGCCCCGGGAGCGCTCCTCCCGGTGACTTTTGCCGGAGAGAATGGAAATTGA
- a CDS encoding efflux RND transporter periplasmic adaptor subunit, with amino-acid sequence MIKLLLKVLLPVATLAVASAWAWKIFNDRPVVETRPPEIPVPVIRAVPAELQTLRLTVGSQGTVAPRTQTTLFPEIAGRVLQVSPSLADGGFFEAGAELLRIDPTDYQLQVVQAEAQIAQAQLSLETEEAQAEVARKEWQSLGNGEASPLLRRVPQIARARAALSSAQAALAQAERNLEKTRISAPFAGRVLRKNVDIGQYVTPGTSMATIYSVDYAEIRLPLPDEELAYVDLPLSYRGDASQQRQPVVRLRSEFGQRNHSWAGRIVRTDGTIDPQTRMIHAIAQVADPYGRGPDPDRPPLAVGMFVEAEIQGRLMRDVVALPRAALRGEDQVLVVDPESKLRFRRVNVVRLERERVLIDSGLKEGELVSLATLTTVVDGMKVQVQQDSSPQESP; translated from the coding sequence TTGATCAAGCTTCTGCTGAAGGTATTGCTGCCCGTGGCGACTTTGGCCGTTGCCTCGGCGTGGGCCTGGAAGATATTCAATGATCGGCCCGTGGTCGAGACTCGCCCTCCGGAGATACCGGTCCCGGTGATCCGAGCCGTTCCCGCAGAGCTTCAAACACTCCGCCTGACGGTCGGCTCCCAGGGAACTGTGGCTCCCCGAACCCAGACCACGTTGTTCCCCGAGATTGCGGGCCGGGTCCTGCAAGTCTCCCCCTCTCTCGCGGACGGGGGCTTCTTCGAGGCGGGCGCTGAGCTTCTCAGGATCGACCCCACGGACTACCAGCTCCAGGTGGTTCAGGCCGAAGCCCAGATCGCGCAGGCGCAACTTTCCCTGGAGACGGAAGAGGCGCAGGCCGAGGTCGCCCGGAAAGAGTGGCAGAGTCTGGGAAATGGGGAGGCCAGTCCCCTCTTGCGGCGAGTGCCCCAGATCGCCCGGGCCCGGGCCGCACTCTCATCCGCTCAGGCCGCTTTGGCCCAGGCCGAACGGAACCTGGAAAAGACCCGGATCAGCGCTCCGTTTGCGGGGCGGGTCCTTCGAAAAAATGTGGATATCGGGCAATACGTGACCCCGGGGACTTCCATGGCCACCATCTATTCCGTGGACTATGCGGAGATTCGGCTACCGCTTCCCGACGAGGAGCTGGCGTATGTGGATCTGCCCCTCAGCTACCGCGGCGACGCCTCGCAGCAGCGCCAACCCGTCGTCCGGTTGCGGTCCGAGTTCGGCCAGCGGAACCACTCCTGGGCCGGGAGAATCGTGCGGACCGATGGGACCATCGATCCTCAGACCCGGATGATCCACGCCATCGCTCAGGTTGCCGATCCTTATGGCCGGGGCCCCGATCCGGATCGTCCCCCTCTCGCCGTGGGCATGTTCGTGGAAGCTGAAATCCAGGGCCGTTTGATGCGGGATGTCGTCGCGTTGCCCCGGGCGGCCCTTCGGGGCGAGGACCAGGTGCTGGTCGTGGACCCGGAATCCAAGCTCCGCTTCCGCCGCGTCAACGTCGTGCGCCTGGAACGGGAGAGGGTGCTCATCGATTCCGGTCTCAAGGAGGGTGAACTGGTCTCTCTGGCCACACTGACCACGGTCGTCGACGGCATGAAGGTCCAGGTTCAGCAGGATTCCAGCCCCCAGGAGTCACCATGA
- a CDS encoding cytochrome P450, whose product MTKVDEIPIRLAEELILLMLNERSGYLEMVPGWNFSCVMAGAVIADLALANRIDTDLQVLYITDPTPTGDNLLDPTLSEIAESKELFEAQYWIERNAARSEEIVTATLDRLVERGILEYRSGGFWMLSRDVSRSGSYSTSDNKIRQEARARVLDAILTDTIPDPHDAILVALMHTCDGFKLVLSPEDYEEKLKRIEIIAQLDLVGRSVAEAVKQSSVNPKTRRVLQAKPIPKLGIVDLLRVRDFRSGNMAKAMHEIFRKHGPVVRVPFKMNKQPVVALMGPDTNQWVNRHGRFYLRSKDYIEGLERLFGASRTLPGMDGAEHFKMRKSLHGAYSRATLARRLPELVHHCRQSIGSWNEGDVFRATGTLQTHISRQVSSLTMGVDCSHYVDELLEYEHRALVIGVQGLLPKFMLSTPRMKRGAQRVVQLQEEIIASHTSAQRKGKPLDIADAILELHRNDPQFLPETDLTFPFVAAMVASIYLGSALGFAVYCMVRNPDVYSGIRREAEALFGDGREPKPEDFTRETIDVTQRLLLETGRLYPVIPWQLRTVMNPCIVSGFEIPPGTRLLISQTASHYSGDLFKDPLKFDIDRYLPDRAEHLQPGAYAPYGLGTHVCLGRPWVELQMAVNLLLIAYHVNLKVSPASYKLGINPFPTAAPNKKFKLRVVRVTNPVSARKHAPAPPQEPDGLGNRNGPRCPVTGIRA is encoded by the coding sequence ATGACCAAAGTTGATGAGATCCCGATTCGCCTTGCCGAAGAACTGATCCTCCTGATGCTCAACGAACGGAGCGGCTATTTGGAGATGGTTCCAGGCTGGAACTTCTCCTGCGTCATGGCGGGCGCCGTAATCGCAGATCTCGCGCTGGCAAATCGCATCGACACCGATCTGCAAGTGCTGTATATCACGGATCCCACTCCAACGGGAGACAACCTGCTCGATCCGACGCTCAGCGAAATCGCCGAGTCCAAGGAACTCTTCGAGGCACAGTATTGGATTGAACGGAACGCGGCCCGTTCCGAGGAAATCGTAACGGCCACGCTGGACCGCTTGGTGGAGAGGGGAATTCTCGAGTATCGAAGCGGCGGATTCTGGATGCTCTCGCGCGACGTTTCGCGCTCGGGAAGCTATTCGACGTCCGACAACAAGATCCGTCAGGAAGCCAGGGCAAGAGTCCTGGACGCCATCTTGACCGACACCATTCCGGATCCCCACGACGCCATTCTCGTTGCCTTGATGCATACCTGCGACGGGTTCAAGCTGGTGCTTTCGCCCGAGGATTACGAGGAAAAGCTCAAACGGATCGAGATCATCGCCCAGTTGGACCTGGTGGGGCGGTCGGTTGCCGAGGCGGTGAAGCAGAGCAGCGTCAACCCGAAGACCCGACGGGTTCTCCAAGCCAAACCGATTCCGAAGCTCGGGATCGTCGACCTCCTGCGGGTGCGTGACTTCCGTTCCGGGAATATGGCCAAGGCGATGCACGAAATCTTCCGGAAGCACGGACCGGTCGTCCGGGTTCCCTTCAAGATGAACAAGCAACCCGTCGTCGCCTTGATGGGGCCGGACACGAATCAGTGGGTCAACCGGCACGGCCGATTCTATCTCCGGTCGAAGGACTACATCGAGGGGCTGGAGCGTTTGTTCGGCGCGTCCCGAACACTTCCCGGCATGGATGGCGCCGAACACTTCAAGATGCGCAAGTCCCTCCACGGTGCCTATTCCCGTGCCACGCTTGCACGGCGGCTTCCGGAGTTGGTCCACCATTGCCGGCAATCGATCGGCTCCTGGAACGAAGGCGACGTTTTCCGCGCAACCGGGACCCTCCAGACCCATATCAGCCGTCAGGTCTCGAGCCTGACGATGGGAGTGGATTGCAGCCACTACGTCGACGAACTGCTTGAGTACGAACATCGTGCGCTGGTCATTGGGGTTCAGGGCCTGTTGCCGAAATTCATGCTGTCCACGCCCAGGATGAAGCGGGGGGCCCAGAGGGTCGTTCAACTCCAAGAGGAGATCATCGCATCGCATACGTCGGCGCAGAGGAAGGGGAAGCCACTGGATATTGCCGATGCCATCCTCGAACTCCATCGAAACGACCCGCAGTTCCTGCCCGAAACGGACCTCACCTTTCCGTTCGTCGCGGCGATGGTCGCCAGTATCTACCTGGGGAGCGCGCTCGGCTTCGCCGTCTATTGCATGGTTCGAAACCCGGATGTGTACTCGGGGATCCGTCGAGAAGCCGAGGCGCTTTTTGGTGACGGGCGTGAACCGAAGCCGGAGGACTTCACTCGCGAAACCATCGACGTCACACAGCGGCTCCTGCTGGAAACCGGACGCCTGTATCCCGTGATTCCGTGGCAGTTGAGAACAGTCATGAACCCGTGCATCGTCAGTGGCTTCGAGATACCTCCCGGGACGCGGCTTCTGATCTCTCAGACCGCGTCACACTACTCCGGCGACTTGTTCAAGGATCCGCTGAAATTCGACATCGATCGATACCTGCCGGATCGGGCAGAGCATTTGCAGCCGGGGGCCTACGCTCCCTATGGCCTGGGTACGCACGTCTGCTTGGGGCGGCCGTGGGTGGAGCTTCAGATGGCCGTCAATCTTCTGCTCATCGCATACCACGTGAACCTGAAAGTGTCTCCGGCAAGCTATAAGCTCGGCATCAATCCGTTCCCGACCGCCGCCCCCAACAAGAAGTTCAAGCTCCGCGTCGTTAGAGTCACGAATCCGGTCTCTGCAAGAAAGCACGCGCCGGCACCGCCGCAGGAACCGGACGGGCTAGGGAACCGGAACGGCCCCCGCTGCCCGGTGACGGGAATTCGCGCGTAG
- a CDS encoding efflux RND transporter permease subunit, with amino-acid sequence MRIQTIQLGPCIAFTFGGEQQHQLESLDALYRGFVLAMLAIFALLPLSQGSYVRPFLVMAIIPFGLVGVVPGHYVLGVPISAASLMGFFGLSGVTINDSLVRKDLIDQRRREGADAKTAIIDGAKGRFRPIILTSVTTFLGFTPLILERAIQAQFLVPFAASLGVGIMITTGILLLLVPALLAVNLRANSRHRAAGAVPVP; translated from the coding sequence GTGCGGATACAGACTATTCAGCTTGGTCCGTGCATCGCCTTCACCTTCGGAGGCGAACAGCAGCACCAGTTGGAGTCTCTGGACGCTCTCTACCGCGGCTTCGTGCTCGCCATGCTGGCGATTTTCGCGCTCCTTCCCCTTTCCCAGGGTTCCTATGTCAGACCGTTCCTCGTGATGGCCATCATTCCCTTCGGCCTGGTCGGCGTGGTCCCAGGCCACTACGTGTTGGGAGTCCCCATCAGTGCGGCATCGCTCATGGGCTTCTTCGGGCTCAGCGGCGTCACCATCAACGACTCGCTGGTCAGGAAGGATCTCATCGATCAGCGCCGCCGGGAGGGCGCCGATGCAAAGACTGCAATCATCGATGGCGCCAAGGGACGCTTCCGGCCCATCATCCTGACCTCGGTGACGACCTTTCTCGGCTTCACGCCCCTCATTCTCGAACGGGCCATCCAGGCGCAATTCCTGGTCCCCTTCGCCGCGTCCCTCGGGGTCGGGATCATGATTACGACCGGGATCCTGTTGTTGCTTGTGCCGGCGCTGCTGGCCGTCAATCTACGCGCGAATTCCCGTCACCGGGCAGCGGGGGCCGTTCCGGTTCCCTAG